In the Klebsiella aerogenes KCTC 2190 genome, one interval contains:
- a CDS encoding DMT family transporter, with amino-acid sequence MAYLLLALAAIFWGGNYVVGHILVQYVDPYGLSLIRWAGTTLLMLAFYWKIFSRDFSTLRQNIGINTLLSFLGQVSFPLSLYIGLQYTTSLNAAIYISGTPCMVLLINYFIFHERISARNVAGVIASTVGVIYLAFSSASGNGSMKAFGWGDVLTIISALSWAFYCAFLRLKNTSVKNTSFVAFSSLIGTIILVPMFCLHAALSPSYHGIIYTASPSVIIGILYLIIFPSWLSYVFWSKGVSLIGTTRSEIYTHLIPVSGGLMGILFLGNTLRTYHIITLILIVFGIICCSGNKSVSASRQPD; translated from the coding sequence TTGGCGTATTTACTACTGGCACTTGCTGCCATTTTCTGGGGAGGGAATTATGTCGTCGGACATATTCTGGTTCAGTATGTTGATCCTTACGGACTTAGCCTGATACGTTGGGCTGGAACGACACTACTGATGCTCGCGTTTTACTGGAAGATCTTTTCTCGTGATTTTTCCACACTAAGACAAAACATTGGCATCAATACACTACTTTCATTCCTAGGTCAGGTTAGTTTTCCCTTAAGTCTTTATATAGGATTACAGTACACCACCTCACTCAACGCTGCTATTTATATTTCTGGCACTCCCTGTATGGTGCTTTTAATCAATTACTTTATTTTCCATGAACGGATTTCAGCCCGGAATGTTGCTGGTGTAATTGCCAGTACGGTTGGTGTTATCTACCTTGCATTTTCCAGCGCCAGTGGTAACGGCAGTATGAAAGCTTTTGGCTGGGGGGATGTATTGACGATTATATCCGCCCTTAGCTGGGCGTTTTACTGTGCTTTTTTGCGGCTAAAAAATACATCGGTGAAAAATACGTCTTTTGTAGCTTTCAGTTCACTGATTGGTACTATTATCCTGGTTCCCATGTTCTGTCTGCATGCTGCACTGTCGCCCAGTTATCATGGCATAATTTATACTGCCAGCCCTTCAGTGATTATCGGGATCCTTTACTTAATCATCTTTCCGTCGTGGTTATCCTATGTTTTCTGGAGTAAAGGGGTTTCATTGATTGGTACAACACGCAGCGAAATTTATACTCATCTGATACCGGTTTCCGGTGGTCTTATGGGGATCCTCTTTCTTGGCAATACGCTCAGGACATACCACATCATAACGCTGATACTGATCGTCTTCGGTATTATCTGTTGTTCTGGTAATAAAAGTGTAAGCGCAAGCCGCCAGCCCGATTGA